One window of the Rhizobiaceae bacterium genome contains the following:
- a CDS encoding helix-turn-helix domain-containing protein has translation MAKKKWNRHTILAELRSRGMTLAKLAEIYGISPHSVRHIWNRPNVKAEAAIAAFLGEPVEELFEDRYPKRTATILSSKYEKLGASPISPARSAA, from the coding sequence ACTATTCTTGCCGAGCTGCGCAGCCGGGGCATGACCCTTGCGAAGCTCGCCGAGATTTACGGCATCAGCCCTCACTCCGTGCGCCATATTTGGAACCGGCCCAACGTCAAAGCCGAGGCCGCGATCGCCGCTTTCCTGGGCGAGCCGGTCGAGGAGCTTTTCGAGGACCGCTATCCAAAGCGGACTGCCACCATCCTCTCTAGCAAATACGAGAAGCTGGGCGCGAGTCCGATTTCCCCGGCGCGGAGCGCCGCATGA
- a CDS encoding ParB N-terminal domain-containing protein gives MTANPSTNGVAADIEIALVDVLPGRRKLDPARVEALSDLFGSQGQTTSIEVIEKDGRYRLVFGGHRLAAAKLIGWRTIRATIKQPSDFASEAEITLREITENLAHRALSVLDRAVDIARWREIYEATHLLNKGGRKRKDVDPEELSTKFGLSFSEAAQKAFGLSRGSIFNAVKIASIDAETRDLIALLPIADNQSELLLLAAQSAARQAEVAELLNAVPDAPASVTEAIAILDRLPKPQAEPRWQKLAASFSAMKPAEQFRFFDLHEAAIRLWLKERGA, from the coding sequence ATGACGGCCAATCCGTCAACGAACGGCGTCGCCGCTGACATAGAGATCGCGCTCGTCGACGTGCTGCCGGGCCGGCGCAAACTCGATCCGGCGCGGGTGGAAGCACTCTCGGACCTTTTCGGTTCGCAGGGCCAGACGACGTCGATCGAGGTGATCGAGAAGGACGGCCGATACCGGCTGGTTTTCGGCGGGCATCGCCTTGCCGCCGCGAAGCTGATCGGCTGGCGCACGATCCGGGCGACCATCAAACAGCCCTCGGACTTCGCCAGCGAGGCCGAGATCACGCTGCGGGAGATCACGGAAAACCTCGCGCACCGCGCTCTTTCCGTGCTCGACCGGGCCGTTGACATCGCGCGGTGGCGCGAAATCTACGAGGCGACCCACCTGCTGAACAAGGGCGGGCGAAAGCGCAAGGATGTCGATCCAGAAGAACTGAGTACAAAGTTTGGACTGAGTTTTTCCGAAGCAGCGCAGAAGGCTTTCGGTCTTTCCCGGGGCAGCATTTTCAACGCCGTGAAGATCGCGTCGATCGACGCAGAGACCCGCGACCTGATCGCGCTGCTTCCGATCGCCGACAACCAGTCGGAGCTGCTGCTTCTGGCCGCGCAATCCGCCGCCCGGCAGGCCGAGGTCGCGGAGCTGCTCAACGCGGTGCCGGACGCTCCGGCGAGCGTGACCGAGGCGATCGCCATCCTCGACCGGCTGCCGAAACCGCAGGCCGAGCCGCGCTGGCAGAAGCTCGCGGCGTCGTTCTCGGCGATGAAGCCGGCCGAACAATTCCGTTTCTTCGACCTGCACGAGGCGGCGATCCGCCTCTGGCTGAAAGAGCGAGGCGCATGA
- a CDS encoding DDE-type integrase/transposase/recombinase, with amino-acid sequence MTAMRVPSETSPARGRDGEWLTAREIAAECLPDIPSTERGVQLIAERNGWDGTSLARKRGGRGGATEYHVSLLPLLAQVAFTQKRMRVDMPEPALPETPATPSLSAPSLSARAQLARDARLAIVAAFDRFSRSVQLNFATRVQIFVDKYNAGSLAVDEWVREAVPSLSKRTLMRFRAKKRAGGTEALAHDPAQSRKGTGILDQANGGRVRAFMLGLIAHQPHLSADAVRVQCRAEFGDIVHVVLKGEKTYIELPPVRTFQHVLKRLKEEHRVELIKLTNPDQYRSTLALSGVGTLRHVTEPNQLWQIDASPVDALCVDGRHSIYGCIDIATRRTVWLVSRTPRASAVALLLRKAVLEWGVPDMVVTDNGSDFVALETKRLFASLGIDPDTSNAYSPEEKGHVERVIRTFQHQVGPLLPGYVGHSVADRKAIENRKSFAKRLGETEAETFGVTLTGAKLQAHVDGWARDIYQHRPHGGLNKETPHQMALRSTAAIRRVDERALDVLLMPVVGQNGQRTVTKFGIRNDHRFYLAPTLLPGTVVFARQDPNDAGRIYAFTEDGATFLAEAICPELSGLHPETLVKAAKEIHRELLDERTREMKAEMKRIAKGAPLIERALDVAQRDAEKRAAEAGNVIALPKREETHSTPQIAAAIEAMSERRIETRALSAREEAEQLRIIAEMDAASVTRIHEDAEAVAAARVAAIETARTAHLPKGANIVALPETPKERYRRAVLFEAQLQADTLCAADAVWLGGYRKSAEYSAHKGMHEEFGDTWLEP; translated from the coding sequence ATGACTGCCATGCGGGTGCCGAGCGAAACATCGCCGGCGCGGGGAAGGGACGGCGAATGGCTGACGGCGCGGGAGATCGCCGCCGAATGCCTGCCGGACATACCGTCGACGGAACGGGGCGTGCAGCTGATCGCCGAGCGGAACGGCTGGGACGGCACGTCGCTGGCGCGCAAGCGCGGCGGCCGGGGCGGCGCGACGGAATACCATGTCTCGTTGCTGCCGCTGCTGGCGCAGGTCGCGTTCACGCAGAAGCGCATGCGGGTCGACATGCCGGAGCCGGCTCTGCCCGAGACGCCGGCCACGCCGTCGCTTTCGGCTCCCTCCCTAAGTGCAAGGGCGCAGCTGGCGCGCGATGCGCGGCTGGCGATCGTCGCCGCCTTCGACCGCTTCAGCCGGTCGGTGCAGCTCAATTTCGCGACGCGGGTGCAGATCTTCGTCGACAAGTACAATGCCGGTTCCCTCGCGGTGGACGAATGGGTGCGCGAGGCGGTGCCTTCGCTGTCGAAGCGCACGCTGATGCGCTTCCGCGCCAAGAAGCGGGCCGGCGGCACGGAGGCGCTGGCGCACGATCCGGCACAGTCGCGAAAAGGCACCGGCATCCTCGACCAGGCCAATGGCGGCAGGGTGCGCGCCTTCATGCTCGGGCTGATCGCGCACCAGCCGCACCTGTCAGCCGATGCCGTCCGCGTGCAATGCCGCGCGGAGTTCGGCGACATCGTGCATGTCGTCTTGAAGGGCGAGAAGACCTACATCGAGCTGCCGCCTGTAAGGACGTTTCAACACGTCTTGAAGCGGCTGAAGGAAGAGCACAGGGTCGAGCTGATCAAGCTCACCAATCCCGACCAGTACCGCTCGACGCTCGCCCTTTCCGGCGTCGGCACGCTGCGCCACGTCACCGAACCGAACCAGCTCTGGCAGATCGACGCCTCGCCGGTGGACGCGCTCTGCGTCGACGGCCGGCATTCAATCTATGGCTGTATCGACATCGCCACGCGCCGAACCGTCTGGCTCGTCTCGCGGACGCCGCGCGCCTCCGCCGTCGCGCTGCTCCTGCGCAAGGCCGTGCTGGAATGGGGCGTGCCGGACATGGTGGTCACCGACAACGGCTCGGACTTCGTCGCTCTGGAAACGAAACGCCTCTTTGCCTCGCTGGGCATCGATCCCGACACGTCGAACGCCTACTCGCCCGAGGAGAAGGGGCATGTGGAGCGCGTTATCCGGACCTTCCAGCATCAGGTCGGCCCGCTGTTGCCGGGCTATGTCGGCCATTCCGTCGCCGACCGGAAGGCGATCGAGAACCGCAAATCGTTCGCGAAGCGCCTCGGGGAGACGGAGGCCGAGACTTTCGGCGTGACGCTGACCGGCGCGAAGCTGCAGGCGCATGTCGACGGGTGGGCGCGGGACATCTACCAGCATCGGCCGCATGGGGGGCTGAACAAGGAGACGCCGCACCAGATGGCGCTGCGCTCGACGGCCGCCATCCGCCGTGTCGACGAGCGGGCACTCGACGTCCTGCTGATGCCGGTGGTGGGCCAGAACGGCCAGCGCACCGTCACGAAGTTCGGCATCCGGAACGACCACCGTTTCTATCTCGCGCCGACGCTGCTGCCCGGCACTGTCGTCTTCGCTCGGCAGGACCCGAACGACGCCGGCCGCATCTACGCCTTCACGGAGGACGGCGCGACGTTTCTCGCCGAGGCGATCTGTCCCGAGCTTTCGGGCCTGCATCCGGAGACGCTGGTCAAGGCGGCGAAGGAAATCCATCGCGAGCTGCTCGACGAGCGGACGCGCGAGATGAAGGCGGAGATGAAGCGCATCGCCAAGGGCGCGCCGCTGATCGAGCGCGCCCTCGACGTCGCGCAGCGCGACGCGGAGAAGCGCGCTGCCGAGGCCGGCAACGTGATCGCGCTGCCGAAACGCGAGGAGACGCATTCCACCCCGCAGATCGCCGCCGCGATCGAGGCAATGTCGGAACGCCGGATCGAGACGCGGGCGCTTTCGGCCCGCGAGGAGGCCGAGCAGCTCCGCATCATCGCGGAAATGGACGCCGCCAGCGTGACCCGCATCCACGAGGATGCCGAGGCGGTCGCCGCCGCGCGTGTCGCCGCGATCGAGACCGCGCGCACCGCCCATCTGCCGAAGGGCGCCAACATCGTCGCCCTGCCGGAAACGCCGAAGGAGCGGTACCGCCGCGCCGTCCTGTTCGAGGCGCAGCTGCAGGCGGACACACTGTGCGCCGCCGACGCGGTGTGGCTCGGCGGCTACCGGAAATCGGCGGAGTACAGCGCCCACAAGGGCATGCACGAGGAGTTCGGGGACACCTGGCTGGAGCCCTGA
- a CDS encoding ATP-binding protein: protein MADYTNVNRAAPLRNVAAFSTLLTKMVERDGELPGLACFYGPSGWGKTKSAVYGANRYRATYVECGQFTTARSLLENILIERGNRSPRGSIEQMKTKAVEMIAAEPHRPLIVDEAHWIAQKRFVDLLREISDKSGAAVILIGEEMLPQSLEQFERVHNRVLEWVAAEPCDAGDFALLAKARCPGITIAPDLAAAILQRTEGNTRRIVVNLEKASGIAQLTGEKTITLDLFGGPQAIVGRTSLQPRRYK from the coding sequence ATGGCGGATTACACCAATGTCAATCGGGCGGCACCGCTGAGGAACGTTGCGGCGTTCTCGACGCTGCTGACCAAGATGGTGGAGCGGGACGGGGAACTGCCGGGGCTCGCCTGCTTCTACGGCCCTTCGGGCTGGGGCAAGACCAAGTCGGCGGTCTACGGCGCGAACCGCTACCGCGCGACCTATGTCGAGTGCGGCCAGTTCACCACGGCGCGCTCGCTTCTCGAAAACATCCTGATCGAGCGCGGCAACCGTTCGCCGCGCGGCTCGATCGAGCAGATGAAGACCAAGGCCGTCGAGATGATCGCGGCCGAACCGCACCGGCCTCTGATCGTGGACGAGGCCCACTGGATCGCGCAGAAGCGGTTCGTCGACCTGTTGCGCGAGATCTCGGACAAGTCGGGCGCGGCCGTCATCCTGATCGGCGAGGAGATGCTGCCGCAGTCGCTGGAGCAGTTCGAGCGCGTGCACAACCGGGTGCTCGAATGGGTGGCGGCCGAGCCCTGCGACGCCGGGGATTTCGCCCTGCTGGCCAAGGCGCGCTGTCCCGGCATCACGATCGCGCCGGACCTCGCCGCCGCGATCCTGCAACGCACGGAAGGCAACACGCGGCGCATCGTCGTCAATCTGGAAAAGGCCTCCGGCATCGCGCAGCTCACCGGCGAGAAGACGATCACGCTCGATCTCTTCGGCGGGCCGCAGGCCATCGTCGGCCGCACCAGCCTCCAGCCGAGGAGGTACAAGTGA
- a CDS encoding transcriptional regulator, producing the protein MNRGPVKSSRPAGPTFVEKASAAWGEPLPDWIEELARLADRDGLAGAEQVTNYSRSAISFALNGKYTGDIGRLEEMVRGALMQSNVDCPVLGEIGRDRCLTEQKEPFRATSRHRAQLFHACKTCANRRQP; encoded by the coding sequence ATGAACCGCGGCCCGGTGAAATCCAGCCGGCCGGCCGGCCCGACCTTCGTCGAGAAGGCGAGCGCCGCCTGGGGAGAGCCGCTGCCCGACTGGATCGAGGAGCTGGCCCGGCTCGCCGATCGCGACGGCCTCGCCGGAGCCGAACAGGTCACCAACTACAGCCGCTCGGCCATCTCCTTCGCGCTCAACGGCAAATACACCGGCGACATCGGCCGGCTGGAGGAAATGGTGCGCGGCGCGCTGATGCAGTCGAACGTCGACTGCCCCGTGCTCGGTGAGATCGGCCGCGACCGGTGCCTGACCGAGCAGAAAGAGCCGTTCCGCGCCACGTCCCGGCATCGCGCCCAGCTTTTCCATGCGTGCAAGACCTGCGCGAACCGGAGGCAGCCATGA
- a CDS encoding host-nuclease inhibitor Gam family protein — protein MAKAKAKALKRVPQSREDAVWTVGRIGTLRREIAARKAAADEQVKSIGEKIEEALEPLAAELRELEEGVQVYCEANRSTLTSDNKVKFHDFGTGRVSWRLRPPKVGIRGIDAVIEGCKRLGLQRFLRVKEEINKDAMLADADTARQIAGVSISSEGEDFVVEPAELETAAGR, from the coding sequence ATGGCGAAGGCCAAGGCTAAGGCGTTGAAGCGCGTCCCGCAGAGCCGGGAGGATGCGGTCTGGACGGTCGGCCGCATCGGCACGCTGCGTCGCGAGATCGCGGCGCGCAAGGCGGCGGCGGATGAGCAGGTCAAGTCGATCGGCGAAAAGATCGAGGAGGCGCTGGAGCCGCTCGCCGCCGAACTCCGGGAACTGGAAGAGGGCGTCCAGGTCTATTGCGAGGCAAACCGGTCGACGCTGACATCGGACAACAAGGTCAAGTTCCACGATTTCGGGACCGGCCGCGTCAGCTGGCGGCTGCGCCCGCCCAAGGTTGGCATTCGCGGCATCGATGCCGTGATCGAAGGCTGCAAGCGCCTCGGCCTCCAGCGTTTCCTGCGGGTGAAGGAGGAGATCAACAAGGACGCCATGCTGGCGGACGCGGACACCGCGCGGCAGATCGCGGGCGTGTCGATCTCGTCGGAGGGCGAGGATTTCGTCGTCGAGCCGGCCGAACTCGAAACCGCTGCGGGGCGCTGA